Sequence from the Rhizobium etli CFN 42 genome:
AGCTCCTCGGCGATCGCTTCCGCCTGCTCGTTGCGCTGTTTTGCGTCCGGCAACGTGCTTTCGTCGATCAGGCGCTGATGCTTCTTGAAAGCGGGTATGTGGGCATAACCGAAAACGGCGAAACGTTCGGGACGCAGCTCCGCAGCCAGCCGGACCGTTTCGATGCAGGATTGGACGGTCTGTTTCGGAAGGCCATAAATCAGGTCGAAATTGATGCTGCTCACGCCTGAAGAGCGCAGGCCGACGACCGCCGTTTCCGTCTGCTCGAAGGACTGCAGCCGATTGATGGCTGCCTGCACGACCGGATCGAAACTCTGGACGCCGAGGCTTGCCCGGTCGACGCCGTTTTCGGCGAGCGCCTCGATCATGGGGGCAGCCAACGTGCGCGGATCGATCTCGACGGCGACGCCGGCGTCCGCCTCGAAAGCGAAGGCGCTCCTGAGCTTTGCCATCAGAGCGGAAAATTCCTGCGGTCTCATGATCGTCGGCGTGCCGCCGCCGAAGTGCACGTTCTTGACGGGCACGTCGTTTCCAGCCGCAAAGGAGACGAGCTCGATCTCTTGGCTCATCACGTCAAGATAGTCGGCGACCGGGGCATCTTGCCGGGTGATGGTCGTGTGGCAGCCGCAGTACCAGCACATCGAGCGGCAGAACGGGACGTGGAGGTAAACCGAAACCGGGCCGGCTTTGGCGATATCGGCGAGGGCGCTGGCATATTCATTCGGCCCCACGGCAGCGGAAAAAGCCGGCGCCGTCGGGTAACTCGTATAACGCGGAAGCCGCGCATCGCCATATTTGGCGATCAGATCGTTGGACATTGTCACATCCCTCTTCAAAAGCAGGATGCTTTATGACGTCCGGCCGCGCGGTCTTCCTTGTCCCAAATCAATGATGAGGTCTTCGCCGAGAATCATCCGGATATTTGTCCGCTGTCAAAGTCAGTTCTCCCGAAACCGCCTAGCATCTCGTTCTGACATGGGACGAGCCGCGGTCCCGTATGTTCGAAGAGACGCGGCACAAGGAAACGAGCAAGAATGACTGATACGCAAAACGTTCAGGGCGAAACTCCCCATATCGATGTCCGCGTGCTGTCGCCGGTCGAGCGGCATCCCCGGATCTTCGGCACGCTCCATGCGCTGGCCCCTGGCGACAGCTTGCTGATCACCAGCGATCACGAGCCTCGGCCTCTGCATTATCAGCTTGAAACCGGATTTCCGGGCAAGTTCTCCTGGGATTATCTGGAGCAAGGCCCTGATATCTGGCGGGTGCAGATCACCCGGCAGGATGCCGGCTGCGACTGCTGCTGCGGTAGCCACTAAGTTCGGATCGGCGCGATGATGCCTGTCGGCACAACCCTGTCGCGTTGGACGATGGCCTATTTCGGCGCGGCGCTCTTCTTCCTGCTTCTGGCGGAAAGCCTGCTTTCGGCAGGGCTCTGGGCGCCGTCCTCGGCTGTCGCCGAACCCCATGCGCTCATCATCGTGCATTCGATGACGATCGGCTGGCTCGGCCTGCTGATGATTGGCGCGCTGCTGCAGTTCACGCCGGTGCTGACGGGCCTCGGCCTGCCGACCGGCCGGCTCGATCTGCCCTGTCTTGCCGGCACGGTCGCCGGGCTCGGGCTTCTCCTCTGCGGCTTCCAGCTGATCGACGTGGGATCGGCCGCGGCCGGCCCTGTCATGGTCGCGGCATCGGCGGTCCTGCTGGCCTCGCTCCTGTCGATTGCATCGGTGCTGTTATCAGGCCTCTGGCGCGGTCGGGCGGCCCATGCCGCCTCGCCGCTCGTCATGCTCGCTATCGCATGCCTTGCGGTGACGGTCGTGCTGGGATCGCTGTTTGCGGTCACGGTTTCCGGCGTAACCGCAACCCCCGGCATCAGCGCGTTTGTCGTGAATGCCCTGCCCTTCCACGCGAGCTTCGGCCTCGCCGGATGGATGACCTTTGCCGCGATCGGCGTCAGCTACAAGCTGCTGCCGATGTTTCTGCTTTCCCAAGAGATGCAGAAATCACCATTCATCCGCGGCACGGGAGCGTTCGCGGCGATCACGCTTGGCGTTGCGACGGTCTCGACGATCTTCGAACCCTCGCTCGGTCAGCGCGTCTTTCTGATTGGATCGCTGTTCTTCCAGCTGCCGATCGCGGCCTATCTGGCTGAGCTGTTCCTGACATATCGGGCAAGACGCCGAAAAGCTCTCGAACTGAACATGTCGGGATCCCTGCCCGCTTTCGTCCTGCTGGGCCTTTCCGTTCCGATGTTCGCGGTAGCCCTTGTCGGCGACGCCGCCCCGCAGATTTTTGCCGCGATAGCCTATCTGTTCGTCTTCGGCTGGCTGACGGGCCTCGGTCTGTCCCAGCTCCTGAAGATCGTTCCTTTCCTGACCTGGATCGAGGCCTTCGGGCCCCTCCTCGGGCGCGGCCCCACGCCGCGGCTGGCCGACCTCCTCAATGGGCGACGGGCTGCCGCCTGGCTCTCTATCTTCTACCTCGCCGTCGTCGCATCAGCGGCGGCGATCGCGGCCGGATCCGATGCCGGTTTCCGTCTTGCCGTCACGGTACAGACATTGGCTACCGCTGCCCTCGCCATCGAGCTCGTCCTGGCACGCCGCCTGGCGAATGTCGCTCCCGTCACAAGGGGAGCACCTTTTCAACAGCCGGCGCTTTTCGTCGCCGCCAAACCACAGAGGTAATGCCAATGGTTCAGCTCCGCGAACTCGACGTAAGAAACATCCTGCGCGACGGCGGCATGCCGTTTCAGCTCATCATGGATACCTTCGCCAGTCTCGACCCCGATGAGGGCGTGCGGCTTCACGCCATATTCGAACCCGTCCCGCTGATCCGCCAGCTGGAGCAGCGCGGCTATTCGCATCTCAGCAAGCGCCTTGCCGATGACGACTGGGAAATCGATTTCGTCCCTCGTGAGAAGCCCGGCAGCGAACCGGTCACGGCAACCGCAGCGGCGGAGGCGATCTGGCCGGAGCCGAGCTGGAACCTCGATCTGACCGATCTCGCGCCGCCGGAGCCGATGGAACGCATCCTTTCGCGGCTGGAATCGATGAAAAGCGGTGAGGTGCTGTTTGCGCTGCTGAACCGCGAGCCGCTGTTTCTGTTCAATGAGCTGAAGGTGCGCGGCCATGAATGGATCGGGGATTTCGACGCCAGCGGCAAGATCTACAGGATCATGATCAGAGCAACGCCCGCGAATGGTTCCGATGCCCGCACATAAGATCTCCAGATCGGCAATCCTGTCGGCTTTACGCGGCATCGAGGATCCGGAGCTCGGAACTGATATTGTCGAGCTGGGACTGATCTACGCCATCGGGATTTTGGAGGACGGCGCCGTCAGAATAAAAATGACGACGACGACCCGCTTCTGTCCGGCTTCCGCCTTCATCGCCGAAGCGGTGAAGGCGCGGACCGAGGCGATCGACGGCGTTTCGGCAACCGTCGTCGAGATGGTCTACGATCCGGCCTGGTCGCCGGAGATGATGGGACGCCTGCCGAGGGAATAGATGCGGAGGCCGCCACGTTTTTAAGCGCGGCGGCATTCGCCCTCATGACTTTCTCGCGACGAGAGGTTTCCGGTCGCGGCACAGCGCCGGGGCATGTTCGAGCGCAAACAGGCCGAACGCCACCGCCCAGCCGACTGCAGACAGCAACAATATCTCCGTGGTGGCGGCAGGCAGTAATTCCGCCAGGGGCCGCAGGACAGCAACGGCAGCAAGCACGAGATAGGATGCGTTGGTCACGCGGCTCGATTTGAGCTGCCGCCCCGTATGGCCGCGGCTTGCCCGGGTCATGACCGCCAGCATCATCATCGACATGGCGCCGATCGCGAAGATATGAAGAACGGCGACCTGGGAAAGCCCGATCGGTCCGAAAGCGATCGCGGCAAATCCCAAAGGAACGAAACCATAGGCGGCGTGCAGCACGAAAAGGATCGGTTCACCCCAGGTCACCCAGCCCCGCCAGCGGGCGAGCCGGATTGCGTTCATCGCAGCTGCGGCCGCCGCCAAGAACCCAGTTGCGATGGAGTCGGGCCGGATCGCCCAGCTGGCGAGAGACATGGCGCCGGCGATGATGGTTGCGGTATCGAAGTGGTTATAGGGGACTGGGAAATCGGTGCGGCCGCGCTGATTGATCCAGTTTCGGGTGAAACTCGGCAGGATGCGCCCTCCGACGATCGTGATGAGCAGGACGTAGGCGCCGAGCCCGAGACGAATGGAAAGCTCCGGATTTCCGCCTCCGATCACCTGGATATGAAAGCATAAATTGGCGACCGACAGGACGGCGAGGCCGGCGACGACCTTGAGATCCTTCCATTTCCTTCCCGCCACCACTTCCCGCGCGCATAAGGCGAGCATGAGCGGCAGGAACAGGCTGTCGATGGCGGTGGCGGCCGTCATTCCGATGCCGTCGCTCGCCAACATGGCGATCCGGCCGGCGCCCCACATCGCAAAAAGCGCGGCGAGCGGAGGCCCTGATATGGGAAGGCGGCCGGTCCAGTTCGGAACTGCGGTGAGAAGGAACCCGGCGAGAACCGCAGGGGCGAAGCCGAAGAGCATCTCGTGCGCGTGCCAGTAGAGCGCCCCGTAGTCGCTTGCCACGGGGACCCCGTAGTTCAGGAATGCTGCCCAGAGGCCGATACTGACGATCGCCCACAATGCCGCCGCCAGAAAGAAGGGGCGAAAGCCGTAAGAGAAGAGGGCCAGTCCGGAGCGGCTCATCCCTCGCGGCGTTCTGGTCTCCGCGTCCTTGGTAATCTGCATGATCGATGTCTCCATTTTGATCACACAGAAATGCGCGGGCGCAGGACAGCAGTCGTTGAGATTACGCAAAGATGAGCCTTTGAACTTTGTGCCGGCACAAACAGCCAGTTTGCGCCACGTCAAAGATTTCCGTCGGCTTTCTTCTACTCTCCCCTTCGACAGGGCGGCGTCCGCTCAGTCTTCGACTACAGGAGATTAGAAATGACAAATACTCTGCAAATAACCCGGCGCACGATGCTGACGGGTGCTGCTGTTGCCGGAGCGCTGACGCCAATCATCGTATCAAGCGCGGCGCAGGCCAATGAAGAGGTTGCAGCTCTCAAGACTGCCAAACAGGTGAAGGTCGACTTGTCGAGGCTTCCCCGCGAAAAGGTCGAGCTCGTCAAGCCGCCCTTCGTCCATGCTCATCAGCAGAAGGCCGAAGGTGGGCCGAAGATCAAGGAATTCACGCTAACCATCCAGGAAAAGAAGATGATCCTGGACAAGGACGGCACCGAGATCAACGCCATGACCTTCGACGGATCGGTGCCGGGTCCTCTGATGGTGGTGCATCAGGACGACTATGTCGAGCTGACCCTGGTCAACCCCGATAGCAATACGCTTCAGCACAATATCGACTTCCACGCCGCCACGGGCGGGTTGGGCGGCGGCGCATTGACGGTCGTTAATCCGGGCGAGAGCACCGTTCTTCGCTTCAAGGCGACCAAGGCCGGCGTCTTCGTCTATCACTGCGCCCCTCCCGGCATGGTGCCGTGGCACGTCACATCGGGCATGAACGGCGCCATCATGGTCCTGCCGCGTGAAGGTCTGAAGGACGGCAAGGGCAAGCCGCTCGTCTACGACAAGGTCTATTATGTCGGCGAACAGGACTTTTATGTTCCGCGCGACGAAACGGGCAAATTCAAGAAATACGACAGCCCTGGCGAGGCCTACGATGAGACGGTCGCCGCCATGAAGACGCTAACGCCGACCCATATCGTCTTCAACGGCGCGGTCGGAGCCCTAACCGGCGAGAATGCGATGACGGCCAAGGTCGGCGAAACGGTGCTGATCGTTCATTCTCAGGCCAACCGCGACACCCGGCCGCATCTGATCGGCGGGCATGGCGAATATGTCTGGGCGACCGGCAAATTCCTCAACCCACCGGACACGGATCAGGAAACCTGGTTCATTCCCGGCGGCACGGCGGGTGCGGCCCTTTATACTTTCGCTCAGCCTGGCATCTATGCCTACGTGAACCACAACCTTATCGAGGCCTTCGAGCTGGGGGCGGCGGCCCACTTTAAGGTGACCGGCGAATGGGACGACGATCTCATGACCTCGGTCAGGGCACCGTCGGCAAGCTGACCGGGCGGAGGGGGCGGTGCGCGGGGTCAGGGGCGACCCGCGCACCATTCTCATTTTGGGGGCGCTATTTGCGAAAATATCATGGCCCGGAACGCAGCGATCGAACCAGTTTCAGGCATTTCCATCACAATTCCTCTTGTGCTGCTCGCGGTGCTTTCGGCCGCGGTTGCGGTGCAATCGGGATTCGTCGCGACGGGCGCTCCTGACATGAGCGTCGCGCCGCCTCAGACAATCGTCATTGCGCCGCACCGTTTCGCTTATCGCGACGCCGCCGAATATTTTCGCAATGGGCTGGCCGTCGACGCGCCCAGGCTCGACATGACCATGGCTTCGCCGCTCGAAATCATGAAGTACCAGACCACGCTTCGCGATTATGATCGCTGCGTGGCAGACGCCATTTGCGCACCGGCCGAGAACCTGGGCGACACCTCGTCGCGGGAAGTGACACCGGTGACCGGCGTCAGTTATGACGACGCGATCCAATATGCGGCCTGGCTGTCGGATCATACCGATACCGAATGGCGATTGCCGACCGATTTCGAGCTGGCCTATGCCGCCGCCGACCGCTTTCCCGACGACGCTCTCGGCATAGATCCCAATGATCGCAATCCCGCAAACCGCTGGCTCGCCGATTACGAGCGTGAAGCCCGCAGGGCAGCCGCCATCGACCCCCGGCCGCAGCCGCAGGGCTCGTTCGGGATCAGCCAGACCGGTCTGGTGGATTTTGCCGGAAATGTCTGGGAGTGGACGTCGACCTGCAACAAGCGGGTCGAACTCAGCAAGAAGGACCTCAGCGGTGACCCTGACTCCAGGAGCTGCGGGATCATGATCGCAGCCGGCAAGCACCGGGCCCCGATGAGCAGTTTCGTTCGAATTCCCAAGGGCGGCGGCTGCTCCGTCGGCAGTCCACCCGACAATCTCGGCTTTCGGCTCGTACGCAGCAGAGGGTTGCTTGAAAGGCTGACAGAGCGGGTAGAAGGCGCAATGACCCATATGTTCGAACCGGCGATGAGCCCCACGGCAGAACAGGATGACGATGAAAGTTGACCGGACGGTTTTGAAAGCGCTGCCGCTCTTTGAACGGATGACGGATACGGATCTCGACGCGATGCTGCAGCATGCCGCACCGCGCCGCGTCGCGCAGGGTGACGCGGTTTTCGAGCAGGGTGCCCTCGCAAAGTCGTTTTTCCTGCTCCTTCACGGCCGTCTCAAGGTGACGCAGGTGACGCCGGACGGACAGCAGATCATCGTGCGGATGGTCCACCCGGGCGATTTGTTCGGCTTCGCGATGGCGTTGCGCAGGGAAGACTATCCCGGGACGGCTGTAGCGGCGGCCGAGAGCCTGGTCATCGGTTGGCCGACGGATATGTGGCCGCGCTTTGTCGAGCAGAATCCCCGCCTGGCCGTAACAGCGATGCAGACGATCGGCCAGCGGCTGGAGGAAGCGCATACGCGTATTCGCGAGATGTCGACCGAGGAGGTGGAAAAGCGGGTGGCGCACGCCGTCCTCAGGCTGTCGAAACAGGCGGGGCGGCCGGTCGGAAGCGGCATTCGCATCGATTTCCCGATATCGCGTCAGGATATTGCCGAAATGACCGGAACGACGCTGCACACCGTGTCGAGAATTCTGAGCGCCTGGGAGGCGAAGGGCATGGTCGAAGGCGGCCGCCAGAAGCTGACGGTCACCGATCCTCAGAAACTTCTCAATCTTGCCGACGGCAAGCGGGATTGAAGCTCCAGGAGAATGAGTTTGACCGAGTTCCTTGCCGCCTTCGCGCTCTTTGTCGCGCTCCATTCCATCCCGGCGGTTCCGACCATTCGTGCGGAAATTATCCGACGCGTCGGTCGCCCGGTCTATTTCGTCGGCTATTCCGCCGCTTCCACCCTTGCGTTGATCTGGGTTTTCTCCGCCGCCCTCGCATTGGACTATATCCCCTTGTGGGAGCTCACGCCCGGCAACGCCGCCGCCGCTTTCGTGCTCGCCCCCTTCGGTATCTTTCTCGTCATCGCCGGACTTTTGAGCGCCAACCCGCTGTCGATCACATTGAATCGGTCGCCGAACCCCGGCGCCATCACGAAGATCACCCGACATCCCGTCCTGTGGGGGTTCGCCGCCTGGGCGAGTGGCCATATCGCCGCCAACGGGGACCTGCGCTCGCTACTCTTGTTCGGCGGATTTGCCGTCTTTGCGCTGGGTGCGATCTCGATGACCGACAAGAGGGCGAAACGACGCCTTGGTGTTAGCTGGACAAGGCTCGCCGAACACACCTCGATCTGGCCGTTCGGCGCCTGTTTCAAAGGAGAGCAGCCGAGGCTCGATGTGCCGATGTTGCTCGCAGGTCTGGCAAGTGCGGTCATGGTTCTGTGGCTGCTGTTTGCCGGTGGACACAGCGCGATGTTCGGCGCCGACCCCCTCGCCTCTTCAGTTGATCGAAGTCAAAGCATCTCTCAGCCAGAGCCTTAGCCTGAAGAGATCTGGCGGCAGCCGCGGCGACGAGCCCACGACCCGGAGCGATCGAAATGCCATATGAAATCGTCACAGCGAGCCTCAACGCGAGAGACAAGTCGGGTCGCATCGACGTGCGGTTCGGGCCTGAGATCAAGACCCTTGTCGTTTCGCGGCGCGCCCTGCTGTCGGTGGCGTCGCCGCCCCGGGCGACGGAACTCCGCCTTCTTCAGTACGTCGATACCTTCTGCCAGATCGCTGCGCATCGCCTCGCCTCCACCAATGGCGACACCCTTCGCATCACTGCCAATGATGTCCGCAGATGGCTCTGCGCCTGGCAAATCTCTGAAAGCCCGATGCCAATACAGGCGGCTCGTCAACCGCTGCACGACGCCAGATCCGGATGATTTCGGCCGGATCGGCTGCCGGCTTCCGATGAGGACAACCGACCGGTGGCTGGTGACACCAGCTTGACGGGCATGTTAAAGACGGTGCCATTGGATACGATCTGTAACGAGCAACGGCTTGGCGGATAGACGATGGCAGCACCTCAGCATGACGCGCACCTTCTCGTCGTCGATGACGATCCGCGCATACGCCAAATGTTGACGCGCTATTTCGAGGATGAAGGTTATACGGTCTCTTCCGCTGCCGACGGCACCGAGATGCGCGTGCGCCTGCGCCAG
This genomic interval carries:
- a CDS encoding NnrU family protein; the encoded protein is MTEFLAAFALFVALHSIPAVPTIRAEIIRRVGRPVYFVGYSAASTLALIWVFSAALALDYIPLWELTPGNAAAAFVLAPFGIFLVIAGLLSANPLSITLNRSPNPGAITKITRHPVLWGFAAWASGHIAANGDLRSLLLFGGFAVFALGAISMTDKRAKRRLGVSWTRLAEHTSIWPFGACFKGEQPRLDVPMLLAGLASAVMVLWLLFAGGHSAMFGADPLASSVDRSQSISQPEP
- a CDS encoding SUMF1/EgtB/PvdO family nonheme iron enzyme gives rise to the protein MARNAAIEPVSGISITIPLVLLAVLSAAVAVQSGFVATGAPDMSVAPPQTIVIAPHRFAYRDAAEYFRNGLAVDAPRLDMTMASPLEIMKYQTTLRDYDRCVADAICAPAENLGDTSSREVTPVTGVSYDDAIQYAAWLSDHTDTEWRLPTDFELAYAAADRFPDDALGIDPNDRNPANRWLADYEREARRAAAIDPRPQPQGSFGISQTGLVDFAGNVWEWTSTCNKRVELSKKDLSGDPDSRSCGIMIAAGKHRAPMSSFVRIPKGGGCSVGSPPDNLGFRLVRSRGLLERLTERVEGAMTHMFEPAMSPTAEQDDDES
- the hemN gene encoding oxygen-independent coproporphyrinogen III oxidase is translated as MSNDLIAKYGDARLPRYTSYPTAPAFSAAVGPNEYASALADIAKAGPVSVYLHVPFCRSMCWYCGCHTTITRQDAPVADYLDVMSQEIELVSFAAGNDVPVKNVHFGGGTPTIMRPQEFSALMAKLRSAFAFEADAGVAVEIDPRTLAAPMIEALAENGVDRASLGVQSFDPVVQAAINRLQSFEQTETAVVGLRSSGVSSINFDLIYGLPKQTVQSCIETVRLAAELRPERFAVFGYAHIPAFKKHQRLIDESTLPDAKQRNEQAEAIAEELQKVGYQRIGLDHFALPDDQLAIAARKGAMRRNFQGYTTDDCDNLIGLGASAIGRLPTGYMQNHVPLGLYAERIASGVLPTAKGYLLTEEDKLRAKIIERLMCDFEADLGKLSSGSGFDSGFLVERNERLGELVADGVVTISGERIAVFQEARFMVRAVAAAFDAYFGSHGRTHSKAA
- a CDS encoding NnrS family protein, translated to MQITKDAETRTPRGMSRSGLALFSYGFRPFFLAAALWAIVSIGLWAAFLNYGVPVASDYGALYWHAHEMLFGFAPAVLAGFLLTAVPNWTGRLPISGPPLAALFAMWGAGRIAMLASDGIGMTAATAIDSLFLPLMLALCAREVVAGRKWKDLKVVAGLAVLSVANLCFHIQVIGGGNPELSIRLGLGAYVLLITIVGGRILPSFTRNWINQRGRTDFPVPYNHFDTATIIAGAMSLASWAIRPDSIATGFLAAAAAAMNAIRLARWRGWVTWGEPILFVLHAAYGFVPLGFAAIAFGPIGLSQVAVLHIFAIGAMSMMMLAVMTRASRGHTGRQLKSSRVTNASYLVLAAVAVLRPLAELLPAATTEILLLSAVGWAVAFGLFALEHAPALCRDRKPLVARKS
- a CDS encoding metal-sulfur cluster assembly factor, which produces MPAHKISRSAILSALRGIEDPELGTDIVELGLIYAIGILEDGAVRIKMTTTTRFCPASAFIAEAVKARTEAIDGVSATVVEMVYDPAWSPEMMGRLPRE
- a CDS encoding DUF2249 domain-containing protein, with the translated sequence MVQLRELDVRNILRDGGMPFQLIMDTFASLDPDEGVRLHAIFEPVPLIRQLEQRGYSHLSKRLADDDWEIDFVPREKPGSEPVTATAAAEAIWPEPSWNLDLTDLAPPEPMERILSRLESMKSGEVLFALLNREPLFLFNELKVRGHEWIGDFDASGKIYRIMIRATPANGSDART
- a CDS encoding Crp/Fnr family transcriptional regulator, translated to MKVDRTVLKALPLFERMTDTDLDAMLQHAAPRRVAQGDAVFEQGALAKSFFLLLHGRLKVTQVTPDGQQIIVRMVHPGDLFGFAMALRREDYPGTAVAAAESLVIGWPTDMWPRFVEQNPRLAVTAMQTIGQRLEEAHTRIREMSTEEVEKRVAHAVLRLSKQAGRPVGSGIRIDFPISRQDIAEMTGTTLHTVSRILSAWEAKGMVEGGRQKLTVTDPQKLLNLADGKRD
- the nirK gene encoding copper-containing nitrite reductase, with amino-acid sequence MTNTLQITRRTMLTGAAVAGALTPIIVSSAAQANEEVAALKTAKQVKVDLSRLPREKVELVKPPFVHAHQQKAEGGPKIKEFTLTIQEKKMILDKDGTEINAMTFDGSVPGPLMVVHQDDYVELTLVNPDSNTLQHNIDFHAATGGLGGGALTVVNPGESTVLRFKATKAGVFVYHCAPPGMVPWHVTSGMNGAIMVLPREGLKDGKGKPLVYDKVYYVGEQDFYVPRDETGKFKKYDSPGEAYDETVAAMKTLTPTHIVFNGAVGALTGENAMTAKVGETVLIVHSQANRDTRPHLIGGHGEYVWATGKFLNPPDTDQETWFIPGGTAGAALYTFAQPGIYAYVNHNLIEAFELGAAAHFKVTGEWDDDLMTSVRAPSAS
- a CDS encoding DUF2249 domain-containing protein, translated to MTDTQNVQGETPHIDVRVLSPVERHPRIFGTLHALAPGDSLLITSDHEPRPLHYQLETGFPGKFSWDYLEQGPDIWRVQITRQDAGCDCCCGSH